The Metabacillus litoralis genome contains a region encoding:
- a CDS encoding immunity protein YezG family protein encodes MEQEMNQLYRKIAEAVNAMIPEKWVKFYMYAQVSETGGGTYFFYNTPEDEFNYKYSLEIPLEFNINKEQFKQMERNLFELSDKLRKVFTDYQQEVWYSFTLSLEDNGKFNIHYDYTNWFDTNYSFDDQLVIWEYKYLGNEPDDVESKELIERYLNEYPDNPI; translated from the coding sequence ATGGAACAAGAAATGAACCAATTGTATAGAAAAATTGCTGAAGCGGTTAATGCAATGATTCCAGAAAAATGGGTTAAATTTTATATGTATGCTCAAGTGTCAGAAACAGGTGGAGGTACTTACTTCTTCTATAATACTCCAGAAGATGAGTTTAACTATAAATATAGTCTAGAAATTCCTCTTGAATTTAATATTAATAAAGAGCAGTTTAAGCAAATGGAGAGAAACTTATTTGAGCTGAGTGACAAACTAAGAAAAGTTTTCACTGACTATCAGCAAGAGGTATGGTATTCGTTTACATTATCTCTAGAGGATAATGGGAAATTTAATATTCACTATGATTATACTAACTGGTTTGATACAAATTATAGCTTTGATGATCAGTTGGTTATTTGGGAGTATAAATATTTAGGGAATGAACCAGATGATGTTGAGAGTAAAGAGTTGATTGAAAGATATTTAAATGAATATCCAGATAATCCAATTTAA
- a CDS encoding DNA/RNA non-specific endonuclease: MKEIDDVNYGEHFTKGKRGRKELAPNVRYVTQDGYKYTTDELGRIVDVEADNLILQEADRNLGMQRAAGREDRLPDDDGGHLIGSQFHGSGDIDNLVAQNSQINRSGGEWYKMETVWANALKEVPPKKVSVRIEPVYNGDSLRPSSFEIFYKVEGKRAVKKIIKNQSGG, from the coding sequence ATTAAAGAAATTGATGACGTAAACTATGGCGAACATTTTACAAAAGGAAAAAGAGGAAGAAAAGAACTTGCACCTAATGTTCGCTATGTGACTCAAGATGGATATAAATATACAACGGATGAATTAGGAAGAATAGTCGATGTAGAAGCCGACAATCTGATATTACAGGAAGCGGATAGAAATTTAGGAATGCAAAGAGCTGCCGGTAGAGAAGACAGGTTACCTGATGATGACGGCGGACATTTAATTGGGAGTCAGTTTCATGGTTCGGGTGATATTGATAATCTTGTTGCTCAGAATAGCCAAATTAACCGTTCCGGTGGAGAGTGGTATAAGATGGAGACGGTTTGGGCAAATGCTTTGAAAGAAGTCCCACCGAAGAAGGTATCTGTAAGGATTGAACCTGTTTATAATGGAGATTCTCTACGACCAAGTAGTTTTGAGATTTTTTATAAAGTTGAAGGAAAAAGGGCTGTTAAAAAAATTATTAAAAACCAATCTGGAGGATGA
- a CDS encoding SMI1/KNR4 family protein — MKIKQDTIVRPLPSDKLIKNHEKFWRLLLPESFLEFIKENNGVEVEEATFECNNRGYAIERFLCILDDIENHPKGIYDIDVVFSQIGERLTDNEDLLGAEVLPIASVFAGDFVCLDFRTDKNNPSVCIWSHEESGEFEPVTYNLADNFTEFLRILE, encoded by the coding sequence ATGAAAATCAAACAGGACACTATAGTAAGGCCATTGCCTTCTGATAAATTAATAAAAAATCACGAAAAGTTTTGGAGACTTTTATTACCAGAGTCTTTCTTAGAATTTATAAAAGAAAATAATGGTGTAGAGGTTGAGGAAGCAACATTTGAGTGTAACAACCGTGGTTATGCGATAGAAAGGTTTTTGTGTATATTAGATGATATTGAGAATCATCCAAAAGGAATTTATGACATAGATGTTGTATTTTCACAAATAGGTGAAAGGTTAACTGATAACGAAGACTTATTAGGGGCAGAGGTATTGCCAATAGCTAGTGTATTTGCGGGTGACTTTGTATGTTTAGATTTTAGAACAGATAAAAATAATCCATCTGTTTGTATATGGTCTCATGAAGAATCTGGTGAGTTTGAGCCTGTTACATATAATTTGGCAGATAACTTTACTGAATTTTTAAGGATACTTGAATAG